From Thermoflavifilum aggregans, a single genomic window includes:
- the bioA gene encoding adenosylmethionine--8-amino-7-oxononanoate transaminase, protein MPAQSLVERDAKVIWHPDTQMLTEPAPIPVVRGEGALLIDEQGQTYIDADASWWVNTIGHGHPLVAERIAAQARQLEHCIFACLTHEPAVQLAERLLQVLPGTCSRIFYSDDGSTSVEVALKMAIQYWHNQGVPRAKILALEGGYHGDTFGSMSVGAKSVFTAPFEPYLFEVTYLPLPEADKPFPLDEASLQQYAAFIFEPLIQGAGGMRMYDAAALDAWLQICRNQDVLLIADEVMTGFYRTGKMFACDYLQCKPDIICLSKGLTGGTLPLGVTACTEKIFEAFLSRDKRKTFFHGHSYTANPIACVAALTSLDILQTPSMQHQIQRIAARHEEFLQKLQAYPCFHNTRCLGTIAAFEVLSESNYTSPLRDELYLFYLQRGVLMRPLGNTLYVMPPYCITDAQLQQVYEATYALGDKLLQQT, encoded by the coding sequence ATGCCTGCACAAAGCCTGGTAGAAAGAGATGCAAAAGTTATCTGGCATCCTGACACACAAATGCTTACCGAGCCGGCACCCATCCCTGTGGTACGGGGTGAAGGTGCCCTGCTCATAGATGAACAAGGGCAAACCTATATTGATGCAGATGCCAGCTGGTGGGTAAATACCATTGGCCATGGTCATCCGCTTGTAGCCGAAAGAATCGCTGCACAGGCCCGCCAGCTCGAGCATTGTATTTTTGCTTGCCTCACGCATGAGCCGGCAGTTCAGCTGGCAGAGCGACTGCTGCAAGTGCTGCCCGGTACATGCAGCCGAATCTTTTATTCCGATGATGGTTCCACCAGTGTGGAAGTGGCCCTGAAAATGGCCATTCAATACTGGCATAACCAAGGCGTGCCACGTGCCAAAATTCTGGCACTGGAAGGAGGCTACCATGGTGATACTTTCGGCTCCATGAGCGTAGGGGCCAAAAGCGTGTTTACAGCACCTTTTGAACCTTATCTTTTTGAAGTAACCTATCTTCCGCTACCCGAGGCTGATAAGCCGTTTCCGCTAGATGAAGCAAGCCTCCAGCAATATGCGGCTTTCATTTTTGAGCCCCTGATTCAGGGAGCCGGAGGTATGCGTATGTACGATGCAGCAGCGCTCGATGCCTGGCTGCAGATTTGCCGGAATCAGGATGTGCTGCTGATTGCCGATGAGGTGATGACAGGATTTTATCGGACTGGTAAAATGTTTGCATGCGATTACTTGCAGTGCAAACCAGATATCATTTGCCTGTCAAAGGGATTAACCGGCGGCACGCTGCCCTTGGGCGTTACAGCTTGCACAGAAAAAATTTTCGAGGCCTTCCTTTCCCGCGATAAACGCAAAACCTTTTTCCACGGCCATTCCTATACAGCCAATCCTATTGCCTGTGTGGCTGCGCTGACAAGCCTGGATATTCTGCAAACCCCTTCCATGCAACATCAAATCCAGCGGATTGCAGCCCGGCATGAGGAATTTTTGCAGAAGCTGCAGGCCTACCCTTGTTTTCATAACACCCGCTGTTTAGGCACCATCGCAGCTTTCGAAGTGCTCAGCGAATCAAATTATACCAGTCCGCTCCGCGATGAATTGTATCTGTTTTATCTGCAACGGGGTGTGTTGATGCGTCCGCTGGGCAATACCCTTTACGTGATGCCACCCTACTGCATTACCGATGCACAATTGCAGCAGGTGTACGAAGCCACCTATGCATTGGGTGATAAACTATTACAGCAGACATAA
- the ftsH gene encoding ATP-dependent zinc metalloprotease FtsH, which yields MEKNQKFTLWYFISLLAGMLLQQWLFFPQRYATHQLSYTEFKHKVDSGLVERVVIFPDKIVGLFKTPDSTRHSIENSPSAPWRIRLQEVEDEVNRQFVVNRIPDVDDRSLLQMLDDHGVDYSGKIEDHALRNFFLNWILPIVFFVALYGFLFRRMFPKNNFLQVGDGKLKIHDENQQNPVRFSDVAGIDEAVEEVKEVVDFLRNPQKYTRLGGKLPKGVLLVGPPGTGKTLLAKAVAGEAGVPFFNISGSDFVEMFVGVGAARVRDLFRQAKEKAPCIIFIDELDAIGKSRSGNTAFMGGYDERENTLNQLLVEMDGFDPTSGLIIFGATNRPQVLDPALLRPGRFDRQVVVDRPDMKGREAIFAVHTRKLKLHPSVNLKQLAAQTPGFAGAEIANVCNEAAIIAVRNGHEAVMQSDFEAAIERVIAGLERKSRIISPREKQIVAYHEAGHAIVGYFTPGADQVQKVSIVPRGVGALGYTLQMPLEDRYLMTKSELLGKIKGLLGGRAAEEIVFNEISTGASNDLERVMQLARSMITVYGMSDKLPNLSLVTQSGPGFLKNDLYTDRRSEKLEQQIDEETYQIIAQCYAETKQLLTEKRELLDQLAQALLEKEVLNRDEIVAILSATPATIQH from the coding sequence ATGGAAAAAAATCAAAAATTTACACTTTGGTACTTCATCAGCCTGCTGGCTGGTATGTTGCTGCAGCAATGGCTGTTTTTCCCGCAGCGTTATGCAACGCATCAGCTCAGCTATACAGAATTCAAACACAAGGTAGATTCCGGCCTGGTGGAGCGCGTGGTCATTTTTCCTGATAAAATTGTAGGTTTATTCAAAACTCCTGATTCCACCCGTCATTCCATTGAAAACAGTCCATCCGCACCCTGGCGCATCCGGCTGCAGGAAGTGGAAGATGAAGTAAACCGGCAATTTGTAGTGAATCGCATCCCTGATGTGGACGACCGTTCTCTGCTGCAAATGTTGGATGATCATGGCGTGGATTATTCCGGGAAAATAGAAGACCACGCCCTGCGCAATTTTTTCCTGAACTGGATTTTACCGATTGTGTTTTTTGTAGCCCTTTACGGATTTCTGTTCCGGCGCATGTTTCCCAAAAATAACTTCCTGCAGGTGGGTGATGGGAAGCTGAAGATCCACGATGAAAATCAGCAAAATCCCGTTCGTTTCAGTGATGTAGCAGGTATTGACGAAGCCGTGGAAGAAGTAAAGGAGGTGGTTGATTTTCTTCGCAATCCGCAGAAATATACCCGGCTGGGAGGCAAGCTTCCCAAGGGAGTTTTGCTGGTAGGCCCTCCCGGTACGGGCAAAACATTGCTGGCAAAGGCTGTAGCAGGCGAAGCCGGGGTACCTTTCTTCAACATCAGTGGGTCAGATTTCGTGGAAATGTTTGTGGGCGTAGGCGCTGCGCGGGTGCGCGACCTGTTTCGCCAGGCCAAGGAAAAAGCTCCCTGTATCATCTTCATTGATGAGCTGGATGCTATTGGCAAAAGCCGCTCAGGCAACACCGCCTTCATGGGTGGCTACGATGAACGGGAAAATACGCTGAACCAATTGCTGGTGGAAATGGATGGCTTTGACCCCACCAGCGGACTAATTATCTTTGGTGCCACCAACCGCCCCCAGGTGCTCGATCCTGCCCTGCTAAGGCCTGGCCGTTTTGATCGGCAGGTAGTGGTCGACAGACCAGATATGAAAGGCAGGGAAGCCATTTTCGCTGTTCACACCCGAAAATTGAAACTGCATCCTTCCGTAAACCTGAAACAGCTGGCGGCCCAAACACCCGGATTTGCCGGCGCAGAAATAGCCAATGTATGCAACGAAGCCGCCATTATTGCCGTGCGCAATGGCCATGAAGCTGTGATGCAAAGCGATTTTGAAGCCGCTATTGAACGGGTTATTGCCGGGCTGGAACGCAAAAGCCGCATCATCAGTCCCAGAGAAAAACAAATCGTTGCCTACCACGAAGCAGGCCATGCCATCGTAGGATATTTTACACCGGGAGCCGATCAGGTACAAAAGGTTTCCATTGTGCCGCGGGGCGTAGGTGCGTTGGGCTATACCCTGCAAATGCCACTGGAAGATCGTTACCTGATGACGAAATCTGAACTGTTGGGCAAAATAAAAGGATTGCTTGGCGGTCGCGCTGCTGAAGAAATTGTATTCAACGAAATTTCTACCGGCGCTTCCAACGATCTGGAACGCGTTATGCAACTGGCCCGCAGCATGATTACCGTTTATGGCATGAGTGATAAACTGCCCAACCTTTCGCTGGTCACACAAAGCGGACCGGGATTCCTGAAAAATGATCTGTACACCGACCGGCGTTCCGAAAAACTGGAACAACAAATTGATGAAGAAACCTATCAGATCATAGCTCAATGTTATGCAGAAACCAAACAATTATTAACCGAAAAACGGGAGCTGCTCGATCAGCTGGCGCAAGCATTGCTCGAAAAAGAAGTGCTTAACCGCGATGAAATCGTAGCCATCTTATCAGCAACTCCCGCAACCATACAACATTAA
- the trxA gene encoding thioredoxin: MEPFHQLIQSEQPILVDFYADWCGPCKAMHPIIQDVARQVQGKARVIKINVDKNQQIAMQYQIQAIPTFIIFQKGQIKWRHTGMIDRQTLLNQLLQFSSVQS, encoded by the coding sequence ATGGAACCGTTTCATCAACTGATACAATCCGAACAGCCGATACTGGTTGATTTTTATGCCGACTGGTGCGGGCCCTGCAAGGCCATGCATCCTATTATACAGGATGTTGCCCGGCAAGTGCAGGGTAAAGCACGGGTTATTAAAATCAATGTTGATAAAAATCAGCAAATAGCCATGCAATATCAGATTCAGGCTATCCCTACATTCATTATTTTTCAGAAGGGACAAATCAAATGGCGTCATACCGGCATGATTGACCGGCAAACGCTGCTGAATCAATTGTTGCAATTTTCATCCGTACAATCCTAA
- a CDS encoding HPF/RaiA family ribosome-associated protein — protein MKYLIQNLHIIQPEHQQTFFEEEIRKKLKRIERILKEYPKLPTLTVHIKKEGAEYVITLTLPMLSKVLLVKERGTSAVMAVNNALDTLRKAVREQKQVERKDYLFKRKQQLEQRTQQGRQILSQLHQESDAENFIHYLDHILPDLRQHIMREAFRKPLLRMLIKENKLKINDILNDLYISIYDAYGQLEEAPEKLNLWVYEIADQKLQEISERYKQEFGVERDWMPAAESAESEELTANAEEMPELVENLDDVSYQMKQYAWDEILMDAGLSDEEIEQFETEEAEQTMKQWLQEQDSYAISVFEMHYLERYAVAEIAHIKGKHEAEIEQLLQDMRNRLITYLKEKMLA, from the coding sequence ATGAAATACCTTATTCAAAACCTGCATATCATTCAACCAGAACATCAGCAAACATTTTTTGAAGAAGAAATCCGCAAAAAATTAAAACGCATTGAACGCATTTTAAAAGAATATCCCAAACTTCCAACGCTTACCGTGCACATCAAAAAGGAAGGTGCAGAATATGTGATTACGCTTACTTTACCCATGCTTTCCAAAGTACTGCTGGTAAAGGAACGTGGTACATCGGCCGTCATGGCTGTGAACAACGCTTTGGATACGCTGCGCAAAGCTGTGCGTGAACAAAAGCAGGTGGAGCGAAAAGATTATTTATTCAAAAGAAAACAACAACTCGAACAACGTACTCAGCAAGGCAGACAAATTCTTAGCCAGCTTCACCAAGAAAGCGATGCGGAAAACTTCATCCATTATCTGGACCACATTTTACCTGATCTAAGGCAACATATCATGCGCGAAGCATTTCGCAAACCTCTTTTGAGGATGTTGATCAAAGAAAATAAACTCAAAATAAATGATATCCTGAACGATCTGTACATCAGCATCTACGATGCATACGGGCAACTGGAAGAAGCTCCGGAAAAGCTGAATTTGTGGGTTTATGAAATAGCAGATCAAAAACTGCAGGAAATCAGCGAACGATACAAACAGGAATTTGGTGTGGAACGCGATTGGATGCCGGCTGCAGAATCAGCTGAAAGTGAAGAGCTCACAGCTAATGCGGAAGAAATGCCCGAACTGGTGGAAAACCTGGATGATGTTTCCTATCAAATGAAACAATATGCCTGGGATGAAATTCTGATGGATGCAGGATTATCAGATGAGGAAATTGAACAGTTTGAAACCGAAGAAGCTGAACAAACCATGAAACAATGGCTGCAGGAGCAGGATAGCTATGCAATATCCGTATTTGAGATGCATTATCTGGAACGCTATGCCGTTGCTGAAATTGCACACATCAAAGGAAAACACGAAGCCGAAATTGAACAGCTGCTGCAGGATATGCGAAACAGGTTGATTACCTATCTGAAAGAAAAAATGCTAGCCTGA
- a CDS encoding SRPBCC family protein encodes MMRWLRFLVIILIGFLVFVFLFSLFLPSVGHTERAGMIDAPLDTVMTRLTDVHHLARWLQGWSTDSVDAALQFQFPQTGRDEQPCFSWTYHLARNRAGGSFCITHVYPEKHQVDYRMDMKNLPPITGHFVLAPALDGEHTWIKWTMDLQLGWWPWWKYYGVMLDRLVGPGMEHALGSLKADCEQADTMGYQIHRIPVPFHTILVYAVTIPASAKYQTLQRADQLLERYIRQLGLSRQSAVIAQYLPVQDSLCEIHVGIPVQLPQNVTAKQLQSQLRSTMHVLTMPEGGFVLVATMKGQARQIPAAYQALQRYLHKQHLQSPAGPWEQYPEKLPDSDTSQLLVKVYWPVY; translated from the coding sequence ATGATGCGCTGGCTCAGGTTTTTAGTCATTATCCTAATTGGCTTTCTTGTATTTGTATTTTTATTTTCCCTGTTTTTGCCTTCTGTGGGGCATACGGAAAGAGCCGGGATGATTGATGCTCCTTTGGATACTGTGATGACACGGCTCACGGATGTACATCATCTGGCCCGTTGGTTGCAGGGATGGTCAACGGATTCTGTGGATGCAGCCTTGCAGTTTCAGTTTCCGCAAACAGGCCGGGATGAGCAACCCTGTTTTAGCTGGACTTATCATCTAGCCAGAAATCGTGCCGGAGGAAGTTTTTGCATAACCCATGTATATCCGGAGAAGCATCAGGTTGATTATCGGATGGATATGAAAAACCTGCCGCCGATTACCGGACATTTTGTGCTGGCCCCGGCACTGGATGGCGAACACACCTGGATCAAATGGACGATGGACTTGCAGCTGGGCTGGTGGCCCTGGTGGAAATACTATGGTGTGATGCTCGACAGGCTGGTAGGGCCTGGTATGGAACATGCCCTGGGCAGCCTGAAAGCCGATTGTGAACAGGCTGATACAATGGGATATCAGATTCATCGCATTCCTGTGCCTTTTCATACGATCCTCGTATATGCCGTTACCATTCCGGCTTCAGCAAAATATCAAACCCTGCAACGCGCTGATCAGTTACTGGAAAGGTATATCCGGCAGCTTGGCCTTTCCCGGCAGTCGGCTGTGATAGCCCAATATCTGCCCGTTCAGGATTCGCTTTGTGAAATACATGTAGGTATTCCAGTGCAACTACCCCAGAATGTTACTGCCAAACAGCTGCAAAGCCAGCTACGGTCAACTATGCATGTGCTAACCATGCCTGAGGGTGGTTTTGTGTTGGTGGCCACCATGAAAGGACAAGCCCGCCAGATTCCAGCTGCGTATCAGGCTCTGCAACGATATCTGCATAAACAGCATCTGCAATCACCTGCAGGCCCATGGGAACAATATCCGGAAAAGCTACCAGACAGCGACACCAGCCAGTTACTAGTAAAGGTATATTGGCCGGTATACTAA